Within Haematobia irritans isolate KBUSLIRL chromosome 2, ASM5000362v1, whole genome shotgun sequence, the genomic segment CGACAGTAACGATGGcgcagttgtaacaacaaccacggaCGACAGCGACGGAGCGGTTGTAACGACAACCACTACCGGCGACGATGGcgcagttgtaacaacaaccacgggCGGCAGCGACGATGATGCGCGGTTGTAACGACAACCACTACTGGCGGCGATGAcgcagttgtaacaacaaccacgggCGACCGCGACGATGATGCGTAGTTGTAACGACAACCACGGGCGGCGGCGATGGAGCGGTTGTAAAGACAACCACTACCGGCGACGGTGcgcagttgtaacaacaaccacgggCGACAATGGAGCGGTTGTAACGACAACCACTGATTACCGGGGCTCGAGTGTTAGAAAAGGGGAAGTTACAACTTTCCCACTTCACTAGCAGTCTAAATAGTAATATTTTGGTCACTGCGTTACAACGCTATGAACCCAAAATAGTCCTACCTGTTGGCCGGCTACTGGCGAACTGACTGCTCTTGTGCGAGTACTTGCCTTTTATATGTTCACTCACATACCCGCGATGCCAACTTACTGGTGTTACTTGGGTTGCCAATGCGTCCTACAACACAGTCGATACAACTCTACATTCTTAATGCACGATCTCTCCGCCAGGGTGATTTCCGTTACCCCCATAACACATTCGAAATTAGTAATGATTTCTACATAAGTAATTTGTGTTCTTTATGATAGTACATAAAGAAACAAGTACTTTGGAAAATATAAACCATGTGGACAAAAACGAGTGGACGACTTTTGTCCTCACATTGCCCCTCCTTCTCCAAGAAATGTGTGTTTTCTAGTATTCACGTTATAGCCAGTATAACCTGATAGCAGCACTTTAAGGTCCAGGGATCATTTGGGTGGCTGTCGTGTTGCATATATGTTACTGTAGGTAACGGGTTCCTTCCTCTAATTTGTGTAGATCTTCAGATCGCTTACATGACTGGTCCTATATTCCAACGTTTCTAGGTTTTTCAGTTTGACAATGACGGGAGACACGAAGTCATGGACTTGGAACGGTCCGCCATATTTCGGAGCCAATTTCGccgcaaaattttcgttggcttttGATAATGGATGAAGACGAACCAACACCATATCACCAATCTTTGGTTTCCACGATCTACGCCGCAGATTGTAATGTCTTTTTTGGTTCTGAGCCGCTTTTGCCAAATTCCGGCGTacgatagaaaaaatttccttcaaCTCTCGCGCCCGTTGCTCTGGTTGGAGAGACCTAGCACCAGTTCCTTGTGTCACATCATCATACAATGCCCGCGGTAATCGGGGcgctggtgttaaatgctagcatTATTTCGGGCAGTGACTCATCCCATTTTTGATGATGTTGTTTGGCCGTTTGGGCAATCATCGTTTTCACAGTTCGATTTACCCGCTCGGTGGGGTTTTCCTGCGGAGTGTAAGGAGCCGTCAGTTGGTGTCGAATACCCATCTCTTCTAGAAACCTCTTGAACACACCACTGGTGAACTGCGTACCGTTGTCCGTGATTATTACTTTTGGGACCCCATATCTGCTAATGATTCGTTCTCTGCAGGCTTTTATGAGACCCTCCGATGTGGCTTTCCGTAGGGGCATTAGTTCTGTCCATTTGGAGAACCGGTCATTAATAACTAGCAACATCGAGTTCCCATGTTTCGAGCATGGTAAAGGTCCCACAAAATCCGCACATATCGTAGCCCACGGTTCCTCTGGTATTCTAGTCAGCATTTCCCCGGCTGGTGGTTGCTGCGATATTTTGTACCTCTGACATGACTCGCATTTTCGGACATATCGGCTGACGTCCCGAAACATTCCTGGCCAAAAGTAACGGCTATCAATCTTATTTGCTGTCTTGCGGATTCCCAAATGTCCCGCGGTTACACTATCGTGATTTTCTTGTAGTACGCGGCTGCGGAGAGGAGTGGGCACACACAGTTTCCATGGCGTATTGTCATCGTCATGCACTTGTCTTGGCAAGTGTCGATACAGCTGCCCTTGAATTATGGTATAATCCGAATACTTCTTGGGATTATTTATCATATCTTTCTTCAGCTTGTCGACCCATGGACATTTGTCTGTTCTCCCTTCCACCGTTGCCAGGTTTAATGACTCGTTTAATGACTGTTTCCCCTTCCGATACCGTACTTCGAAATTGTATTGCTGCAGCTCCAGAGCCCACCGAGCTAATCTTCCTGTAGGACTTTGGATGGAATTAAGCCATTTTAATGAAAGGCGGTCCGTGAGCACAATAAATTTGTATCCCTCTAGATAGGCTCGCATTTGGCGTATACTCCAAACTATTGCCAAACATTCTTTCCCCGTAGCGGAATAATTCCGCTCCGCTTTATTTAAGTGACGACTTGCATACGCGATCACTTTTTCACTACCCTCTAACTCCTGCGTGAGGACCGCTGCAAGTCCGTAATCGCTGGCATCCGTTTTCAGTATAAATGTCCGCTCGAAATCAGGGCACGCTAGTACCGGTGCGCTGGTTAACTTCTCTATCAACGTCTCGAATGCTTTTTGCTGGTCCGCTCCCCATTTCCAATGCTTTCCTTTCTTTAACAAGGATGTAAGTGTTTGTGATATCCCCGCAAACTCGGGCACAAACCGACGATACCACGATGCAACTCCCAGGAACCTTCGAACTTCCTTCACAGTAGTCGGTGGCTTCATTTGAGCTATGGCAGATATTTTGTCGGGGTCAGTCTTGATACCTTCGCTACTGACGACATGTCCCAGATATTTGGTCTCTTGCTTAAAAAACTCACATTTTTCCGCGTTGATTTTCAGGTTCGCCCTCCTTAGTCTTCGGAACACTTCCTGCAGATTGCGTAAATGTTCCTCGAAGGTTCGACCGATGACGATTATGTCGTCCAAATACGCAAACGCGTGTGGTTCCATTTCCGGGCCAATAATACTATCTAGCGCACGTTGAAATGTTGCGGGAGAGGAGTGAATACCAAAGGGCATCATCTTCCACTGGTAAAGACCGCGTCCGGTGACGGCAAAGGCGGTGTATTTTCTGCTGCTCTTCTCCATCGGGATCTGCCAGTAGCCAACCTTTAAATCCAAGCTACTAACATATTTGGCATGCCGCAGCCGGTTCAGAATTGAATCGATGCGTGGGAGTGGGTAGGCGTCGGGAACAGATCGCTTATTTAACTGGCGGAAATCCATACATGTTCTCCAGTCGCCGTTTTTCTTGCGTACTAGTGTGATTGGAAAGCTATATGGGCTTTTGGAAGGCTCAATGCACCCCCGGTCAATGAGCCTATTTACTTCTGCATCAATTATTTTCTGCATCGCTGGATTCCTCGGAGCATATCGCAACTTTATTGGGCGGTCATCTGTCATCACAATTTTGTGCTCCGCTATAGTTGATCTCCCTGCGGAGAGAACTGCACAAGTTTGATCGCATAAACTTGTGCAGTTCTCTCCGCAAAAATTCCCCGACTTGTTCTTGTTGCTGGCGTGACAGATGATTCATTTCTCGCTCCCACTTGACATAAGACTTTGGCTCTTCCCTTTCCTTGACGGCCGTAATAATTTGGCAGCGATTCGTGGTTGGCGCAGGGTTGCTAAGTGTCATCGATAGGCCGGCGCACTGTATAGTGGTAATGAATTGCTGTAGAAATTCTAAGCCAAGTATTATCTCCTCATTACAGTGGGGTATAACCAAGAACGTGCACTTCGTCGTAGTTGATCCTAATGTTACTTGTAGCTCTACTGACTTTGAAAGGCTAACCCGTGCTCCATCGGCTAAAACGATATCAGAGTGTTCCCGTTTGTACGATGGGTTTCTCTTAACTGTTTCTGCCAATCGAGGTCTTATGAAGCTGCACGTTACTCCTGTGTCGATGGTGGCGACGACCTTCTTGCGTTCCAACAATAGCGTGGCCGTAATGCGGTGCTCCTCACATTGAAGTGACGTTTTGTTTCGTGCCGATAACTCATCTCAtcagcgttaccgttgggaattttcaaaaagtggcacaaaaagtggcaaacgtcgaaaaaaggggcacaattatttttgaaaagtggcacattctttttattaacttatacaaaaaaaaacttaagaaataaatactgctatgaggtcaagttaaaatatattttgcgaattcatacaaattggtgagcaaatcctatttaaaattaatttttaagcgtctataaaataatcaggcctttcaattatatctttaaatttatttacgatatcaaaataatttatatcatcATTGGTTTTTAAGTAATGCGGAACCCCCTTTTCTTCAGTTTTTTGTCATTTATGTCAATTCATGGTAAAATTTGTCCACAGCTTTCGGATTGTGATGTCGTTTTGTGACCTATCTATattgttttaatgtttttaatatacaaagaatttttatagtcgatatctgctaaatcacgtttttacaaactttcttacaaaatttatgtatatttgtaatagaatatttttgttaaatataattaataaacaatttaaggtaagcactatgttcgattttcgagttgaaattttcgcggttactttactaaaacagttcaatataaagcagataaaataACTCAATAACtcaatcatttataattttgattatttcaggaaaagtaatcgcgaaaataaagtgattttcaactcgaaaaccgaacatagtactcacgttTAGGAGGATTCGCTTTGGAATGTTTTGTTAACTGTATTCATACTTTTGataatataaactaaaaatttaagataaatctTTGGTATTTGAAAGTGCATTTTGGATCTTTAACATATACTTTCTCTAATTTCTTAGGacacttttcttccaatttttctcTAATGAGGTAATGCTTCAATACTGTCCACTGTTCCAGCATTCATTTTGAGGAATATAGTAGAATTGGAACAATCTGTCTCAAAGGCGGTCGTAATACAAaccttaaacattttcatatttatcctGATATTTCATGCCACAATAAATTTGGCATATTCAAAGTACGGTTTACCAAATAAGTTGAATCGTAACTGTTCTCGTAATAAGAACTAATGAGCGAAGGCTGTTGAtgcacaatattaaattttcttaataacacATCTATGGTGATAACTACccataatatttaaacttttgaaaaagtggcacgaattattggaaaagtggcacaaacaaaaagtggcgcaaaagtggcaaatttgccactaaagtggcacaacggtaacgctgcATCTCATTATACTCTTGTCCATGATGGTAGACTTCTTCAGTTCTGTAGCAATTGTTTCTCGGATGAGTTGTTCTGAGCTGGATACTGGTCGACGGGGTGATGCTTTCCAGGTCATCCGCCAAGCTTACCAAATCTATTAAGTTATCGAAATCTTTACGCCGAATATACCATTGGTATTCAGGTTTGGCGTTACGATATACTCGCTCTAATCGTTGTTGCTCGGTTAAGTCTGTATGCCTCATTAGTGACTGAAGTGCTAAAACGTATTCCTTGAATGACTCCTTGGGCGCTGCATTCGTTTTCGTATTTCATCATCCAAGTTTTCAAAATACCTGGCCGGCAAGAAGAACTTACAGAAATCTCTCTTAAAATCATTCCACTCTTTCCACTGTCGATTATTATTTCGGAACCAAACTAGCCCCTTATCACGTAGGAATTCCGACATGATACGTGGGAGATGATTCAAGTCGACTTCTGATATCGCAGCCAATTCTTCCAATCGTTCAATAAATTCGAGGGGCTCACgtccattttcaaattttactcccCATTTTCGTACCTGTTCGACGATACTTCCATAGCCACCATTCATTTCTTCTTTTGTAACCACTTCCAGATTATTTGGTTGCACCAGAGGGCTTTGAACTGAGTATTCCTTTCCActtatcattttttttcacttcacaaTATATATCTGTTTTGATTTCTTGTTTTATTTACTGTTTACTTTCCACACTttgcaaggcatattaattaaaggtaaagtcacgagcaaacgtgtgtaccCCCCATGATAATTATaatgtcaaactaaaatggcagatgacttaagttgacattttgtgtatgtgtagtgttgttttCAGCCAACAATTGTTTATTACAAAGAACAAAGTCATTTGAAGTTAAATATATGTCTAAGGCAGACATcaatacaaaacaacaacaaaaaatggggCGAAATTTTTCCGCTACATAAGCGAACGGTATCCTTGCCTCAGTGAATTGGCCTGGAAACAATGCGTAAGTGTGGAGTGACATGTAACAAGTTGGAGGAAATAATTATGAGCTTCTTGTGTATTCTATTTAGGTTCCCGATTTTGATAATCTTTATTTGGATATGAATAGCATTATTCACAATTGCTCCCATTCCGATGATACAAACATCCATCTCAACATAACAGGAGGATATGTGGAAGGACATATTCAACTATATTGACAAGttgttttttctaattaaacCACAGAAATTATTCTTTATGGCCATTGACGGCGTGGCCCCTCGTGCAAAAATGAATCAACAGCGCAGTAGACGTTTTCGTTCAGccaaggaagctgaactttggaACGATTAGCACAGAGCCTAGGTGAAGTGAGAGAACACGAACGATTCGGTTGCAATTGTATACACCAGGAACAGAATTTATGGATCGTTTGCATGAGGCATTGcgctatttcataaaaaatttttgctgatCCTATGTGGCAGAAGTGCAGAGTTACccatcaaaaaatttggaagttcttccaaaggcacaactttaaaagaacttccagaagatgtactcccaatgatgttcttcattttaactacacaggaagttcttttcattcaattttttataacatgttttattcatatttttaattggtaatgttacattttttgtttcaaattggttaaaaactgtttaagaattcataaaatggtacaaattatttaaattttgtcgaaaaatgttaaattcaatctgaaaaaattatgaattattgtaaatatttgaggtcacacgtttcagacaagcgttagaatccattaaaaattataaaaaatcataaaaattatttattatttatctttCCGATATTATGAAGTATTGCTCAATTCAATTCTATTTGCTTTCCGTGCAGATGTGTCCAATAAATAGTTATAGGACATAAATACATTGTCTGCATCTTCAATCAATTCTTTGGCTCCATAATATGGACACATTTTGAGTTTTTACCTACTTTAACCAAGTCTTCAATGTCCATTAAATCCAGATCATCTTTGCGCGATTCCACACGATGATGAAAGGCACAAGTTCTTTTTTGGACTCGAAATCGACAAATCGATCTATGTTTTATTTGAATTGCCCTGTTCTCGCAATACCTCGGGATATATACACAATTGATCTCTGGATCCCAAAACCACCGCTCTCGTAAATGAGTAAGATGTCCGCTTTAATTCTTACATAGCTTGCGTTAGTTGTGAATGGGTACCTCAAGTACCCATTACATACATATTATTTTAGGAAGACCCCAGCTACCATCCATGGGCTTTGCACGAGCAATCATTTACAGGTGCTCCGCCTAAATAggattgtttttaaaataattggtGGCGGTTCTGTTTGTTGTATTTGCATCTTCATTTCCTCTTCTCGGGATTGCAGCCATTCCAAAGATGAACATAAGGTTTAACCGGTTCCTATgagaaagtttttgttttattggtgGTTACATTGTTATACATTATTTTATACCCGTTGGGGATTCCAGAAAACCATTTGATCCATCTCGTAGACATATGATGACCTTTTCCATATAAGCTCTTTGAACTTCATAGGGATCCCATGATTTATTGCTATTGCATCTCTTAGATTCCTTAATGCCTCAATTCGTACACTCGAACCATAGTGTTTCAGTTTAGCAATACATTCTTCAACATTTATTTGCCTTATGCCTCCATCATATTGTGATACTTTGAGCTGTTCCCGAATTGTAATTTTGCGCACTTTGAATTCGGTTTTTGTGAACATagtatatataaataagtttttttaagaaaattcttttataaAACTAACCCCATACTAATAACACAATGTAAATAAAAgcaaagaatgtaaacaaatctactaaacgtaaacaaagcctttgacaagatgaatgtcgatattagtcacctgattgcatgactttacctggATTAATATGCCTTGCACACTTTGttagtttatgtatttttttttgttcacactgtctatattattttcttcacattaaaatgtttatgtttTGACACTTTGTAGTTATGGATAATTTACACTTTTAGTCTTTTAAGCTGGTGATTCCGTCAGTGAATTTGATCGCTTACTCTTTCTGTGGCGGGCAGTTTAAACTGTCCATGCTCGGGCGCCATTGTAACGACGTGTTTTCACTTTGAAGCTGGGGCAAACTCAGGGTGTCCAGGGtcgttacaaaatatttatattgtagTGTAAACGGTATTATATGTATGAATCAGCTGAAGTAGTTTGagaataattgtattttttatcagCTGTTAGTTATAAGTTTAGATCATATGTTATGTTTAaggattgttgtttatttttaaggataatgttgaaaaaagaattaaaaattataaataccgttatttaagtataaaagaggaacattgttgaataaaggaATCATTCAAGTTCAGAAAGCCTAAACTGGCATTTCATTTTGTAAACAAGGATTAACTTGCTGTGGCACCTGGTTGTGCCtgcaaagaaaaatataaaaacctttTTCTGTCCGTGGCGTTTTTAAGCGCCGGCAAACCACTTAGGCAGGCATTTATGAACAAAAGGAAAAAACACTATTTTACCAACTAATTCACaacaaaacaatattaaaaCGACAAACATTACAATATTTCCACAGAAAGAGAAAACACTGACCTTATTTATGAACACTGActttatttatgttttcattcaacgttataattttattagtcTCATACACAACATTAACACTATATTCACACACATCTACATAAACACAGATTCGTACGGCCAGAGACGATGGACGAAGATGCGGACGTAGATAAACGGCTTACGGCGTCGATCCGATGCTAAACTGATGACAGGCACAGCGACAGTAACGATGGCGCAGTTGTAACAACCATGGACGACAGCGACGGAGCGGTTGTAACGACAACCACTACCGGCGACGATGGcgcagttgtaacaacaaccacgggCGGCAGCGACGATGATGCGCGGTTGTAACGACAACCACTAGCGGCGGCGATGAcgcagttgtaacaacaaccacgggCGGCAGCGACGGAACGGTTGTAACGACAACCACTACCGGCGGCGATGAcgcagttgtaacaacaaccacgggCGACCGCGACGATGATGCGTAGTTGTAACGACAACCACGGGCGGCGGCGATGGAGCGGTTGTAAAGACAACCACTACCGGCGACGGTGcgcagttgtaacaacaaccacgggCGACAATGGAGCGGTTGTAACGACAACCACTGATTACCGGGGCACGAGTTTTAGAAAAGGGGAAGTTACAACTTTCCCACTTCACTAGCAGTCTATGTTCAAGAACACAGTTGCATTACACTGCTATAGGATATaacataaatataattaaaattaattacataGTAAATAGCATTTACGCTGCTATATTATAGAGCATATATGTTTAAATATCATTTGCATTGTAAGCAGCAGAAGTCAACAGCCGACCTATTTAAATAAAGAATCAAATTTCACCGACAATAATTGGTCAGGTTGTCGACTTCTGCTGCACTAGTTCACTAAACTAATATACTAAGTCagcataaatattatttaagtcACTGACATAGCATAGGCTACATATCCAACATGTTAACTTAGTATTCTGACTAATCATCAGTTATTTAGTATAAATAACttgaatgaaaataaacatCATGCTAGATCAAATTGGCATTTTGCATCATTATCATCGACATACGGTTCAAGTACCCTATGTCCAACATCTAACAGTTCTTGTTTGTACTTGAACAACTTTAGGAATTTATACAGTTCTTGTTTGTACTTGAACTACCCTACGAATTATACATTGGTGACCCCGACAAAAGGAAAAATAATACCGTTGGTGACATCGACAAAAGGAACACTAATCCCGTTACACATTCATTACACATTGGATCGCTACACATTGGATCGCCATACATTGATCGCAGTCTAAATTGAAGTCTTCCAGTACCGACGaaatttaaaaatggaaaacttaaAGGATTTGATAATCCGTCAAAAGGAAAGGGCCGCAAACATAGAAAAAGCGGTAGCCAACATAAAGAAAACTCCACACGAGCGAAGATCTGTGGAGtattatacaaagaaaaaagaaGATTTAATTGCTCAATGGAAAGCCTTTGACACAGCGGAAAATATCATACGCAACAACTCGATGTTGGGCGAAGATGACCCGTATATTGTCGAAGATATCCATAAATCAATAGGAATCGTATACAATACAACTATTGAGGAAGTAGAGCAGCTAATTAAAGGTCTGAGCAGGCAAACGAAGCCATTGCCAGCAGAACGCGGAGCAGGGTTTACCGCAGACAACCCATCCGCATCATCAGTGCTAGTAAATCAAGGTGCTAGTGCACCCGCAAACAACATTCATGGACTGATAAGACGTCAAGCAgcacttaaatcgtccttgagacGTCTAATTCAATCACCAGTCCAATCTCTATCTGCTATAGACAGATTATGGCAGAAGATCGAGACTATTCATTTGGACATTTGGGAAATGTGTGCCAACCCGGCGGCTGAGGGTTATGACAGCGAAGACTATGAAGCCTTAGAAGAGAACGTTGCAATTCAAATAGCGTCTCTTTCGAAAACACAATCAAGCGAAAACATAACCTCGGAATCAATGCAGCAAGCAAAAGGGTAGTTGCAACCTACAGCTACCAAAGATATCCATACCAAGGTTTAATGGAGATTGCCTATCGTGGCAACCATTTTCGGACATATTCTCGAAAATGATACATGAGCAAGATATTCCGGCAATCCAAAAGATGTGGTATCTCAAGGCCAATTTGAGCGGGGAAGCAGAACGATTAATACGTCACCTGGATCTCACTGAAGGAAACTACACAACGGCATGGAACACGTTGAAGGACAGGTACAACAACAAGCGAGTCCTAGTGTCCACAATACTGCAAAAATTGCCTTACTCAAGGAAGCCGGCTTCAAGTTACGGAAGTGGTGTGCAAACCATCGCCAACTCCTCCAAGACATACCGCAAGATGATCAAGAAGTCAACCTTGATTTTGAAAACGCATCAATCAAGGCATTGGGACTGATATGGAGCCCAGCATCGGATCAATTCTGCCTTAGGGCAAATCTTCAGCCAGTCTCAGTGATAACAAAGCGATCTGTCATATCAGATGTAGCACGAATCTACGACCCGTTAGGTATAGCAGGCCCAGTCGTAGTGGCAGCCAAGATATTCATTCAACAACTTTGGGAGGATCAAATATCTTGGGATGATGAACTCCCTGAAGATCGAAAAACAAAATGGCACGCCTTTCGTAATGCACTAAATATGTTAGACAATACCCACATCCCACGCCACGTTTTCGACGGCCAAACTGCGAAGCACATTCAAAT encodes:
- the LOC142224969 gene encoding uncharacterized protein LOC142224969; this encodes MFTKTEFKVRKITIREQLKVSQYDGGIRQINVEECIAKLKHYGSSVRIEALRNLRDAIAINHGIPMKFKELIWKRSSYVYEMDQMVFWNPQREPVKPYVHLWNGCNPEKRK